The following coding sequences are from one Oncorhynchus nerka isolate Pitt River linkage group LG6, Oner_Uvic_2.0, whole genome shotgun sequence window:
- the LOC115119019 gene encoding cyclin-J-like has protein sequence MGKMERELQWWKGQLAGDIHQSLRIKELKLPVYRAHSPQIGMRRYFADLLAILSNRYQLCPTARHLSVYLLDLFMDCYDVAVKQLYVIALSCLLLASKFEEREDRVPKLEQLNSLGFMCSLNLVLNKRDLIKMELLLLETFSWNLCMPTPAHFIDYYLQASVQEGDLYNGWPLSSLSKTKTFMDKYTHYFLEVSLQDHAFLSFRPSQVAAACVAASRICLQISPSWTTSLHLLTGYTWGHLTHCIKLMLLAHDSDVKEASKPKSTPLLSRSAALQSHPPLSHLSPVPAIQRPATSSSTPQQLFFQPSPVGFPHLSPSLSQLHALADSQALEPAGVNMSQDFLQSHRMGLLTGANTMTSTAGAFPSYPSLTSGLQPGARVAPLALQGPISMQLALAAEPRHCLSMAYSRGYLGGVGPHHTFTAAGCFDR, from the exons GAGTTGAAGCTGCCTGTGTACCGGGCCCACTCCCCTCAGATAGGGATGCGTCGGTACTTTGCGGACCTGCTGGCCATACTGTCGAACCGCTACCAGCTGTGTCCTACAGCCagacacctgtctgtctacctgctggACCTGTTCATGGATTGCTACGATGTGGCCGTCAAACAGCTCTACGTCATCGCTCTGTCCTGCCTGCTCCTCGCCA GTAAGTTTGAGGAGAGGGAGGACCGGGTACCTAAGTTGGAGCAGCTCAACTCCCTGGGCTTCATGTGTTCTCTGAACCTTGTTCTCAACAAGAGAGACCTCATCAAGATGGAGCTGCTGCTGTTGGAGACGTTCAGCTGGAACCTGTGTATGCCCACCCCGGCCCACTTCATAGACTACTACCTCCAGGCCTCGGTGCAGGAGGGAGACCTGTACAACGGctggcctctctcctccctctccaagaCCAAAACCTTTATGGACAAGTACACACACTACTTCCTGGAGGTGTCACTGCAAG ACCATGCGTTCCTGAGTTTCCGGCCGTCTCAGGTGGCGGCAGCGTGCGTAGCGGCGTCTCGTATCTGTCTCCAGATTTCTCCTAGCTGGACCACGTCTCTACACCTACTGACTGGCTACACCTGGGGCCACCTCACACACTGCATCAAACTCATGCTGCT TGCACATGACAGCGACGTGAAGGAGGCCAGCAAACCCAAATCCACCCCTCTGTTGTCTCGATCCGCCGCTCTCcagtctcaccctcctctctcccacctctcaccGGTCCCAGCCATCCAGAGACCAgctacctcctcctccaccccccagCAGCTCTTCTTCCAGCCCAGCCCAGTGGGCTTcccacacctctccccctccctgtcccagCTCCACGCGCTAGCCGACTCCCAGGCTTTGGAGCCTGCTGGAGTCAACATGTCCCAGGACTTCCTCCAGAGCCACAGGATGGGGCTGCTCACCGGGGCCAACACCATGACCTCCACAGCAGGGGCCTTCCCCTCCTATCCTAGCCTGACTTCGGGGCTGCAGCCTGGGGCTCGGGTGGCACCGCTGGCCTTGCAGGGCCCCATCTCCATGCAGTTAGCCTTGGCTGCGGAGCCGAGACACTGCCTCAGCATGGCCTACAGCCGGGGGTACCTGGGGGGCGTGGGCCCCCACCACACCTTCACGGCAGCGGGCTGCTTCGACAGATGA